The Phyllopteryx taeniolatus isolate TA_2022b chromosome 14, UOR_Ptae_1.2, whole genome shotgun sequence genome has a window encoding:
- the dynlt5 gene encoding dynein light chain Tctex-type 5 — MSEVHKDKAVKRDKKTSKVPSEGSHGVKNTAGKTKDSLSNVSCIDEHHDERMVVTLENTYQLGPRKRFPAPAVVEILKDVLASYLEEEKYEVEWARQMAKTVCEVIRARVKELMIRRYKVVVSVHVGQLAGQSMQISSRCLWDPSNDTFASWSLKNTSLYGVASVYAVYFE, encoded by the exons ATGTCGGAAGTGCACAAAGACAAAGCTGTCAAAAGAGACAAGAAGACCAGCAAGGTGCCTTCGGAGGGAAGTCACGGAGTCAAAAACACGGCCGGCAAGACCAAGGA CTCTTTAAGCAACGTGTCCTGCATCGATGAACATCACGATGAGCGGATGGTGGTCACGCTTGAGAACACCTACCAGCTAG GCCCTCGCAAACGCTTCCCTGCCCCTGCTGTTGTGGAAATCCTCAAGGATGTGCTCGCAAGCTACCTCGAAGAGGAGAAATACGAAGTGGAATGGGCACGGCAAATGGCCAAAACCGTATGCGAG GTGATACGAGCCCGTGTCAAGGAGCTCATGATCCGCAGGTACAAGGTGGTCGTCTCGGTTCACGTCGGGCAGCTGGCCGGGCAGAGCATGCAGATCAGCAGCCGCTGTCTGTGGGACCCGTCCAACGACACCTTTGCGTCGTGGTCTTTGAAGAACACTTCTCTGTATGGAGTGGCCAGTGTCTATGCCGTTTACTTTGAGTGA
- the sgip1b gene encoding SH3-containing GRB2-like protein 3-interacting protein 1 isoform X2 has protein sequence MFLLGEEIARPRRSTPTPSPAPDAPSDRLAQNIPAFFGHPSETQYARYDVVPADVWGGSRPKSESLLSRSFPTGAPPPLPPKNIVSRSRGYPSQSAVDLPNGRATCSSAPIYLSILSPSSYRGCPGPDLDDVFGPVGSPRTDEHTVSATRWVTFTNDRPPPPDEPAPPPPPDSPAPDTPSSTPSTPYLSPGPPPIEPPPSPPGFSTDSLPSFTPLDSPPSIVLGPPPPDEPAPPLPPYFTPTSSPAVCLEEEAIDEEVLQFVRYTPSPLPISPVPPLPAERKSPRAGIISPLVLGAAGGKWTPEGGNLRDDISDFTGSPRELTPSFRGTPPPLPPTTYRSIMSSPGPYSGPPSPARSATSQSQGGPLPPPPPPRPSSRPKLPPGKPIPDLTRPLSPPVSGSPPPFAPLARAESSSSISSITSQSAASTPTLGRDLYLSNTEATQPLVWFDHGRFYLALDGCSRGPSPLTMGPQDTLPVAAAFTETINAYFKGADPSKCVVKITGELVLSFPAGITRHFASHPTQPVLIFSISNYTRLEQVLPNPQLLCSDSPTDSLDTKEFWVNMQNLMSHLKKVAEQKPQATYYNVDMIKYQVSADGIQSTPLNLAMSWRGDANNTDLRIDYKYNTEAMASPAPLHNIYFLVPVDGGVAKLQAMVPPATWNPEQQTIQWKIPSLSHRSENGGVGALLGRFQMTAGPCRPSQLAVHFTSEGSTMSGCDIQLLGTGYRLSLIKKRFAAGKYLADN, from the exons ATGTTTCTTCTAGGCGAAGAGATTGCTCGACCCAGACGTTCTACCCCGACGCCAAGTCCTGCCCCTGACGCCCCGAG TGACCGGCTAGCACAGAACATTCCTGCCTTCTTTGGACATCCCTCAGAGACACAATATGCCAGATATGATG TGGTTCCTGCCGACGTCTGGGGAGGATCGAGGCCAAAGTCGGAGTCGCTTTTGAGCAGAAGTTTCCCAACAGGAG CTCCTCCTCCGCTCCCTCCCAAAAACATCGTGTCACGGAGTCGAGGCTATCCTTCACAGTCTGCTG TTGATTTACCCAACGGAAGAGCAACTTGCAGCTCGGCCCCCATCTACCTGAGCATCCTGTCCCCCTCTTCGTACCGAGGCTGCCCTGGCCCTGACCTCGACGATGTGTTTGGCCCCGTGGGCAGCCCACGCACCGACGAGCACACCGTGTCCGCCACCAGATGGGTAACTTTTACAAATGACAGACCTCCACCACCAGATGAGCCCGCGCCGCCCCCTCCGCCTGACTCTCCTGCCCCAGACACACCCTCGTCCACACCCTCCACCCCGTACCTCTCGCCTGGACCGCCTCCCATTGAACCCCCGCCTTCGCCGCCGGGGTTCTCGACGGATTCTTTGCCTTCTTTCACACCACTGGACTCACCGCCTTCCATCGTGCTCGGACCTCCTCCCCCGGATGAACCGGCCCCTCCCCTGCCACCTTACTTCACTCCCACAAGTTCACCAGCAGTCTGCCTTGAAGAGGAGGCGATTGATGAGGAGGTGCTGCAGTTTGTACGTTACACGCCCTCCCCGTTACCAATCAGTCCTGTGCCTCCTCTGCCAGCGGAGAGAAAGTCCCCTCGAGCAGGAATTATATCGCCCCTGGTTTTGGGGGCAGCGGGGGGAAAATGGACTCCAGAGGGAGGGAACCTGAGGGATGACATCTCAGACTTCACTGGTTCACCAAGAGAGCTAACACCGAGCTTCCGTGGAAcgccgcctcctcttcctcccaccACATACCGATCGATTATGTCTTCCCCAGGGCCTTACTCAG GTCCGCCTTCGCCAGCCCGTTCTGCCACGTCACAGTCTCAAGGCGGTCCGctccctcctccccctcccccgcGGCCTTCCTCGCGACCAAAGTTGCCCCCAGGAAAACCGATCCCAGACCTG ACTCGACCCTTAAGTCCTCCCGTGTCGGGAAGCCCTCCGCCTTTCGCTCCACTGGCTCGGGCAGAGAGCTCTTCCTCCATCTCCTCCATAACGTCGCAGAGCGCGGCGTCCACGCCGACCTTAGGGAGGGACCTCTACTTATCCAACACAG AGGCCACACAACCTCTGGTCTGGTTTGACCACGGCAGGTTTTATTTAGCGTTAGATG GATGTTCAAGAGGGCCCAGCCCACTTACCATGGGACCCCAAGACACTCTGCCAGTTGCAGCTGCcttcacagaaactatcaatgcCTACTTTAAAGGCGCTGACCCCAGCAA GTGTGTCGTGAAGATCACAGGCGAACTAGTGCTCTCCTTCCCCGCCGGCATCACCAGGCATTTCGCCAGCCACCCGACTCAACCGGTCCTCATCTTTAGCATCAGCAACTATACGCGACTGGAGCAGGTCCTCCCCAATCCGCAGCTGCTGTGCAG CGATTCCCCAACAGACAGTCTAGACACCAAGGAGTTCTGGGTGAATATGCAAAACCTGATGAGTCATCTTAAGAAAGTGGCTGAGCAGAAGCCTCAGGCAACATACTACAATGTGGATATGATCAAATAtcag GTTTCAGCAGACGGGATCCAGTCCACTCCTCTCAATCTAGCCATGAGTTGGCGTGGCGATGCCAATAACACAGACCTGAGAATAGACTACAAATACAACACAGAGGCGATGGCAAGTCCAGCTCCGCTTCACAACATCTACTTTCTGGTTCCTGTGGATGGAGGCGTAGCCAAGCTCCAGGCTATGGTCCCACCTGCCACCTG GAATCCAGAGCAGCAGACGATACAGTGGAAGATTCCGAGCCTTTCTCATAGGTCTGAAAACGGAG GAGTAGGGGCTCTCCTGGGCCGCTTCCAGATGACAGCGGGTCCGTGTAGGCCCTCCCAGCTGGCAGTTCACTTCACCAGCGAGGGGAGCACAATGTCCGGTTGTGACATCCAGCTGCTCGGAACTGGCTACAGGCTGTCCCTGATTAAGAAGAGATTTGCTGCAG GGAAATATTTGGCAGATAATTAG
- the sgip1b gene encoding SH3-containing GRB2-like protein 3-interacting protein 1 isoform X3, which produces MMQGLKKRTRKALGLRKKGKDTETTSSPDKEGTGSGKKGNKKANGALNGFYGEFDWDRYASPDVDEEGFSQRPGDEGDAASAGKQFFSSSESEDDEEIKKKFQIKIKPLVSERAKCVPPSVDELKASVGGLALSPSLKRSPRRSLGQIKRHLSCEEIARPRRSTPTPSPAPDAPSDRLAQNIPAFFGHPSETQYARYDVVPADVWGGSRPKSESLLSRSFPTGAPPPLPPKNIVSRSRGYPSQSAVDLPNGRATCSSAPIYLSILSPSSYRGCPGPDLDDVFGPVGSPRTDEHTVSATRWVTFTNDRPPPPDEPAPPPPPDSPAPDTPSSTPSTPYLSPGPPPIEPPPSPPGFSTDSLPSFTPLDSPPSIVLGPPPPDEPAPPLPPYFTPTSSPAVCLEEEAIDEEVLQFVRYTPSPLPISPVPPLPAERKSPRAGIISPLVLGAAGGKWTPEGGNLRDDISDFTGSPRELTPSFRGTPPPLPPTTYRSIMSSPGPYSGPPSPARSATSQSQGGPLPPPPPPRPSSRPKLPPGKPIPDLTRPLSPPVSGSPPPFAPLARAESSSSISSITSQSAASTPTLGRDLYLSNTGCSRGPSPLTMGPQDTLPVAAAFTETINAYFKGADPSKCVVKITGELVLSFPAGITRHFASHPTQPVLIFSISNYTRLEQVLPNPQLLCSDSPTDSLDTKEFWVNMQNLMSHLKKVAEQKPQATYYNVDMIKYQVSADGIQSTPLNLAMSWRGDANNTDLRIDYKYNTEAMASPAPLHNIYFLVPVDGGVAKLQAMVPPATWNPEQQTIQWKIPSLSHRSENGGVGALLGRFQMTAGPCRPSQLAVHFTSEGSTMSGCDIQLLGTGYRLSLIKKRFAAGKYLADN; this is translated from the exons ATGATGCAAG GACTGAAAAAACGAACCAGGAAAGCCTTGGGCTTACGAAAGAAAGGCAAGGATACAGAGACGAC GAGCTCACCTGACAAAGAAGGAACTGGAAGTGGAAAGAAAGGAAAC AAAAAGGCTAATGGCGCACTCAACGGTTTCTATGGGGAATTTGACTGGGACAGATAC GCATCTCCTGATGTGGATGAGGAGGGTTTTAGCCAACGTCCTGGCGATGAAGGTGATG CAGCTTCCGCAGGAAAGCAGTTTTTCTCCTCCAGTGAATCCGAGGACGATGAAGAAATCAAGAAAAAGTTCCAAATCAAGATCAAACCGCTGGTGTCTGAGAGGGCCAAGTGCGTCCCTCCATCTGTGGATGAGCTGAAAGCCTCAGTGGGAGGTTTGGCGCTCTCTCCGTCTCTG AAGAGAAGTCCG AGACGCAGCCTG GGACAGATAAAGCGGCACCTGTCAT GCGAAGAGATTGCTCGACCCAGACGTTCTACCCCGACGCCAAGTCCTGCCCCTGACGCCCCGAG TGACCGGCTAGCACAGAACATTCCTGCCTTCTTTGGACATCCCTCAGAGACACAATATGCCAGATATGATG TGGTTCCTGCCGACGTCTGGGGAGGATCGAGGCCAAAGTCGGAGTCGCTTTTGAGCAGAAGTTTCCCAACAGGAG CTCCTCCTCCGCTCCCTCCCAAAAACATCGTGTCACGGAGTCGAGGCTATCCTTCACAGTCTGCTG TTGATTTACCCAACGGAAGAGCAACTTGCAGCTCGGCCCCCATCTACCTGAGCATCCTGTCCCCCTCTTCGTACCGAGGCTGCCCTGGCCCTGACCTCGACGATGTGTTTGGCCCCGTGGGCAGCCCACGCACCGACGAGCACACCGTGTCCGCCACCAGATGGGTAACTTTTACAAATGACAGACCTCCACCACCAGATGAGCCCGCGCCGCCCCCTCCGCCTGACTCTCCTGCCCCAGACACACCCTCGTCCACACCCTCCACCCCGTACCTCTCGCCTGGACCGCCTCCCATTGAACCCCCGCCTTCGCCGCCGGGGTTCTCGACGGATTCTTTGCCTTCTTTCACACCACTGGACTCACCGCCTTCCATCGTGCTCGGACCTCCTCCCCCGGATGAACCGGCCCCTCCCCTGCCACCTTACTTCACTCCCACAAGTTCACCAGCAGTCTGCCTTGAAGAGGAGGCGATTGATGAGGAGGTGCTGCAGTTTGTACGTTACACGCCCTCCCCGTTACCAATCAGTCCTGTGCCTCCTCTGCCAGCGGAGAGAAAGTCCCCTCGAGCAGGAATTATATCGCCCCTGGTTTTGGGGGCAGCGGGGGGAAAATGGACTCCAGAGGGAGGGAACCTGAGGGATGACATCTCAGACTTCACTGGTTCACCAAGAGAGCTAACACCGAGCTTCCGTGGAAcgccgcctcctcttcctcccaccACATACCGATCGATTATGTCTTCCCCAGGGCCTTACTCAG GTCCGCCTTCGCCAGCCCGTTCTGCCACGTCACAGTCTCAAGGCGGTCCGctccctcctccccctcccccgcGGCCTTCCTCGCGACCAAAGTTGCCCCCAGGAAAACCGATCCCAGACCTG ACTCGACCCTTAAGTCCTCCCGTGTCGGGAAGCCCTCCGCCTTTCGCTCCACTGGCTCGGGCAGAGAGCTCTTCCTCCATCTCCTCCATAACGTCGCAGAGCGCGGCGTCCACGCCGACCTTAGGGAGGGACCTCTACTTATCCAACACAG GATGTTCAAGAGGGCCCAGCCCACTTACCATGGGACCCCAAGACACTCTGCCAGTTGCAGCTGCcttcacagaaactatcaatgcCTACTTTAAAGGCGCTGACCCCAGCAA GTGTGTCGTGAAGATCACAGGCGAACTAGTGCTCTCCTTCCCCGCCGGCATCACCAGGCATTTCGCCAGCCACCCGACTCAACCGGTCCTCATCTTTAGCATCAGCAACTATACGCGACTGGAGCAGGTCCTCCCCAATCCGCAGCTGCTGTGCAG CGATTCCCCAACAGACAGTCTAGACACCAAGGAGTTCTGGGTGAATATGCAAAACCTGATGAGTCATCTTAAGAAAGTGGCTGAGCAGAAGCCTCAGGCAACATACTACAATGTGGATATGATCAAATAtcag GTTTCAGCAGACGGGATCCAGTCCACTCCTCTCAATCTAGCCATGAGTTGGCGTGGCGATGCCAATAACACAGACCTGAGAATAGACTACAAATACAACACAGAGGCGATGGCAAGTCCAGCTCCGCTTCACAACATCTACTTTCTGGTTCCTGTGGATGGAGGCGTAGCCAAGCTCCAGGCTATGGTCCCACCTGCCACCTG GAATCCAGAGCAGCAGACGATACAGTGGAAGATTCCGAGCCTTTCTCATAGGTCTGAAAACGGAG GAGTAGGGGCTCTCCTGGGCCGCTTCCAGATGACAGCGGGTCCGTGTAGGCCCTCCCAGCTGGCAGTTCACTTCACCAGCGAGGGGAGCACAATGTCCGGTTGTGACATCCAGCTGCTCGGAACTGGCTACAGGCTGTCCCTGATTAAGAAGAGATTTGCTGCAG GGAAATATTTGGCAGATAATTAG
- the sgip1b gene encoding SH3-containing GRB2-like protein 3-interacting protein 1 isoform X1, with protein MFLLGEEIARPRRSTPTPSPAPDAPSDRLAQNIPAFFGHPSETQYARYDVVPADVWGGSRPKSESLLSRSFPTGAPPPLPPKNIVSRSRGYPSQSAVDLPNGRATCSSAPIYLSILSPSSYRGCPGPDLDDVFGPVGSPRTDEHTVSATRWVTFTNDRPPPPDEPAPPPPPDSPAPDTPSSTPSTPYLSPGPPPIEPPPSPPGFSTDSLPSFTPLDSPPSIVLGPPPPDEPAPPLPPYFTPTSSPAVCLEEEAIDEEVLQFVRYTPSPLPISPVPPLPAERKSPRAGIISPLVLGAAGGKWTPEGGNLRDDISDFTGSPRELTPSFRGTPPPLPPTTYRSIMSSPGPYSGPPSPARSATSQSQGGPLPPPPPPRPSSRPKLPPGKPIPDLTRPLSPPVSGSPPPFAPLARAESSSSISSITSQSAASTPTLGRDLYLSNTGTPMWRPSCSSLCPLLTVMSLLMLLSPLSAHSEATQPLVWFDHGRFYLALDGCSRGPSPLTMGPQDTLPVAAAFTETINAYFKGADPSKCVVKITGELVLSFPAGITRHFASHPTQPVLIFSISNYTRLEQVLPNPQLLCSDSPTDSLDTKEFWVNMQNLMSHLKKVAEQKPQATYYNVDMIKYQVSADGIQSTPLNLAMSWRGDANNTDLRIDYKYNTEAMASPAPLHNIYFLVPVDGGVAKLQAMVPPATWNPEQQTIQWKIPSLSHRSENGGVGALLGRFQMTAGPCRPSQLAVHFTSEGSTMSGCDIQLLGTGYRLSLIKKRFAAGKYLADN; from the exons ATGTTTCTTCTAGGCGAAGAGATTGCTCGACCCAGACGTTCTACCCCGACGCCAAGTCCTGCCCCTGACGCCCCGAG TGACCGGCTAGCACAGAACATTCCTGCCTTCTTTGGACATCCCTCAGAGACACAATATGCCAGATATGATG TGGTTCCTGCCGACGTCTGGGGAGGATCGAGGCCAAAGTCGGAGTCGCTTTTGAGCAGAAGTTTCCCAACAGGAG CTCCTCCTCCGCTCCCTCCCAAAAACATCGTGTCACGGAGTCGAGGCTATCCTTCACAGTCTGCTG TTGATTTACCCAACGGAAGAGCAACTTGCAGCTCGGCCCCCATCTACCTGAGCATCCTGTCCCCCTCTTCGTACCGAGGCTGCCCTGGCCCTGACCTCGACGATGTGTTTGGCCCCGTGGGCAGCCCACGCACCGACGAGCACACCGTGTCCGCCACCAGATGGGTAACTTTTACAAATGACAGACCTCCACCACCAGATGAGCCCGCGCCGCCCCCTCCGCCTGACTCTCCTGCCCCAGACACACCCTCGTCCACACCCTCCACCCCGTACCTCTCGCCTGGACCGCCTCCCATTGAACCCCCGCCTTCGCCGCCGGGGTTCTCGACGGATTCTTTGCCTTCTTTCACACCACTGGACTCACCGCCTTCCATCGTGCTCGGACCTCCTCCCCCGGATGAACCGGCCCCTCCCCTGCCACCTTACTTCACTCCCACAAGTTCACCAGCAGTCTGCCTTGAAGAGGAGGCGATTGATGAGGAGGTGCTGCAGTTTGTACGTTACACGCCCTCCCCGTTACCAATCAGTCCTGTGCCTCCTCTGCCAGCGGAGAGAAAGTCCCCTCGAGCAGGAATTATATCGCCCCTGGTTTTGGGGGCAGCGGGGGGAAAATGGACTCCAGAGGGAGGGAACCTGAGGGATGACATCTCAGACTTCACTGGTTCACCAAGAGAGCTAACACCGAGCTTCCGTGGAAcgccgcctcctcttcctcccaccACATACCGATCGATTATGTCTTCCCCAGGGCCTTACTCAG GTCCGCCTTCGCCAGCCCGTTCTGCCACGTCACAGTCTCAAGGCGGTCCGctccctcctccccctcccccgcGGCCTTCCTCGCGACCAAAGTTGCCCCCAGGAAAACCGATCCCAGACCTG ACTCGACCCTTAAGTCCTCCCGTGTCGGGAAGCCCTCCGCCTTTCGCTCCACTGGCTCGGGCAGAGAGCTCTTCCTCCATCTCCTCCATAACGTCGCAGAGCGCGGCGTCCACGCCGACCTTAGGGAGGGACCTCTACTTATCCAACACAGGTACACCCATGTGGCGTCCATCTTGCTCGTCATTGTGTCCTTTGCTCACTGTCATGTCTCTCCTCATGCTTCTTTCCCCCCTGTCTGCTCACTCAGAGGCCACACAACCTCTGGTCTGGTTTGACCACGGCAGGTTTTATTTAGCGTTAGATG GATGTTCAAGAGGGCCCAGCCCACTTACCATGGGACCCCAAGACACTCTGCCAGTTGCAGCTGCcttcacagaaactatcaatgcCTACTTTAAAGGCGCTGACCCCAGCAA GTGTGTCGTGAAGATCACAGGCGAACTAGTGCTCTCCTTCCCCGCCGGCATCACCAGGCATTTCGCCAGCCACCCGACTCAACCGGTCCTCATCTTTAGCATCAGCAACTATACGCGACTGGAGCAGGTCCTCCCCAATCCGCAGCTGCTGTGCAG CGATTCCCCAACAGACAGTCTAGACACCAAGGAGTTCTGGGTGAATATGCAAAACCTGATGAGTCATCTTAAGAAAGTGGCTGAGCAGAAGCCTCAGGCAACATACTACAATGTGGATATGATCAAATAtcag GTTTCAGCAGACGGGATCCAGTCCACTCCTCTCAATCTAGCCATGAGTTGGCGTGGCGATGCCAATAACACAGACCTGAGAATAGACTACAAATACAACACAGAGGCGATGGCAAGTCCAGCTCCGCTTCACAACATCTACTTTCTGGTTCCTGTGGATGGAGGCGTAGCCAAGCTCCAGGCTATGGTCCCACCTGCCACCTG GAATCCAGAGCAGCAGACGATACAGTGGAAGATTCCGAGCCTTTCTCATAGGTCTGAAAACGGAG GAGTAGGGGCTCTCCTGGGCCGCTTCCAGATGACAGCGGGTCCGTGTAGGCCCTCCCAGCTGGCAGTTCACTTCACCAGCGAGGGGAGCACAATGTCCGGTTGTGACATCCAGCTGCTCGGAACTGGCTACAGGCTGTCCCTGATTAAGAAGAGATTTGCTGCAG GGAAATATTTGGCAGATAATTAG